From the Streptomyces syringium genome, one window contains:
- a CDS encoding caspase family protein, with product MPTGLSIHIGLNKVDPEKYDGWDGELNACENDARDMAELAKSLDYRSRTMLLTPDATAGNVTAALRKAAGELKSGDILFLTYSGHGGQVPDLNGNEKDRQDETWVLFDRQLVDDELYELYAAFEDGVRIVVLSDSCHSGSVAEQVTGTLEPEALESAFGTREPKEAEKKIKALPLYLNNKLYQRDRTLYDRIQQELPAKDAREIGAGILLISGCQDDQTSMDGPVNGAFTGALLSVWAGGTGFSGDYRVLHHRIKQELRGAYLQSPNLFLAGRPDPEFVEQRPFSI from the coding sequence ATGCCCACTGGCCTGTCGATCCACATCGGTCTGAACAAGGTCGACCCCGAGAAGTACGACGGCTGGGACGGCGAACTCAACGCCTGCGAGAACGACGCCCGGGACATGGCCGAGCTCGCCAAGAGCCTGGACTACCGGAGCCGGACGATGCTGCTGACGCCGGACGCGACCGCCGGGAACGTCACCGCGGCGTTGCGGAAGGCCGCCGGGGAGCTCAAGAGCGGCGACATCCTCTTCCTCACCTACTCCGGCCACGGCGGCCAGGTCCCCGACCTCAACGGCAACGAGAAGGACCGGCAGGACGAGACCTGGGTCCTCTTCGACCGGCAGCTCGTCGACGACGAACTGTACGAGCTCTACGCGGCCTTCGAGGACGGCGTGCGCATCGTCGTGCTGTCCGACAGCTGCCACAGCGGAAGCGTCGCCGAGCAGGTCACCGGGACGCTCGAGCCCGAGGCACTGGAGAGCGCCTTCGGCACCCGGGAGCCGAAGGAGGCCGAGAAGAAGATCAAAGCCCTTCCGCTGTACCTGAACAACAAGCTGTACCAGCGCGACAGGACGCTCTACGACCGGATCCAGCAGGAGCTGCCCGCCAAGGACGCCCGGGAGATCGGGGCCGGCATCCTGCTGATCTCCGGCTGCCAGGACGACCAGACCTCCATGGACGGCCCCGTCAACGGGGCGTTCACCGGTGCGCTGCTGAGCGTCTGGGCGGGCGGGACGGGCTTCTCCGGCGACTACCGGGTACTGCACCACCGGATCAAGCAGGAGCTGCGCGGCGCGTACCTCCAGAGCCCCAATCTCTTCCTGGCCGGCCGGCCCGACCCGGAGTTCGTCGAGCAGCGGCCCTTCTCGATCTGA
- the uraD gene encoding 2-oxo-4-hydroxy-4-carboxy-5-ureidoimidazoline decarboxylase — MTSTSSPTPGLTRFNAAEDDAARAALRAVCASAAWADEILARRPYPDTASLLAAGDAATAGLRAADLAEAMAGHPPIGRPQPGDPASAREQRGMTDAPDALRAEMLELNLAYQEKFGHVFLICATGLTGEQMRDAVRHRIDNTPEHEREIVRGELGKINRIRLARLAAAPDGEGDPP; from the coding sequence GTGACTTCGACTTCGAGTCCGACGCCGGGGCTCACCCGGTTCAACGCCGCCGAGGACGACGCCGCCCGGGCCGCACTGCGCGCGGTCTGCGCCAGCGCGGCCTGGGCCGACGAGATCCTCGCCCGGCGCCCCTATCCCGACACCGCCTCCCTGCTCGCCGCGGGCGACGCCGCGACGGCCGGGCTCCGGGCGGCGGACCTGGCCGAGGCGATGGCCGGGCATCCGCCGATCGGGCGCCCGCAGCCGGGGGACCCGGCGTCCGCCCGCGAACAGCGGGGGATGACGGACGCCCCCGACGCGCTCCGGGCCGAGATGCTCGAACTGAACCTGGCCTACCAGGAGAAGTTCGGACACGTCTTCCTGATCTGCGCCACCGGACTCACCGGCGAACAGATGCGCGACGCCGTTCGTCACCGGATCGACAACACGCCGGAACACGAACGCGAGATCGTGCGGGGAGAACTGGGCAAGATCAACCGCATTCGGCTGGCCCGGCTCGCGGCAGCACCCGACGGCGAAGGAGACCCACCATGA
- the uraH gene encoding hydroxyisourate hydrolase: MSGEETTSVSTHILDTSTGSPAGSVAVELSARGTGDHYRVVGHSKTDTDGRCKDLPALPEGTTHARLTFAVEPYLARSRAAGAAFFPEVTVAFSVTPGEHYHLPLLLNPFGYSVYRGS, translated from the coding sequence ATGAGCGGCGAGGAGACCACCTCGGTGTCCACCCACATCCTCGACACCAGCACCGGCAGTCCCGCCGGAAGCGTCGCCGTCGAGCTGTCCGCACGCGGTACCGGCGATCACTACCGCGTGGTCGGCCACTCCAAGACGGACACGGACGGGCGCTGCAAGGACCTCCCGGCACTGCCGGAGGGCACGACCCACGCACGGCTCACCTTCGCCGTCGAGCCGTATCTCGCACGCAGCCGAGCCGCGGGCGCAGCCTTCTTCCCCGAGGTGACGGTCGCCTTCTCCGTCACACCGGGCGAGCACTACCACCTACCGCTGCTGCTCAACCCGTTCGGCTACTCCGTATACCGAGGGAGCTAG
- the pucL gene encoding factor-independent urate hydroxylase has protein sequence MTVLGQNQYGKAENRVLKVTRDGATHHIKDLNVSVALSGDMDEVHLSGSNANVLTTDATKNTVFAFAQEHGVETAEQFGMHLARHFVTSQEAVTGARIRIEEYAWQRIATPGPGGHSFVRENQETRTAQITFDGSAWQIVSGLGDLVVMNTTDSEFRGYVKDRYTTLQETGDRILATEVHARWRHAWSDDARPMPDWDRSYAQARGHLLSAFAETYSRSLQQTLYAMGSRVVEQDPEIEEIRLSLPNKHHFLVDLAPFGIKNDTDDGAVYFAADRPYGLIEATVLRDGAEQRIPVDLTNL, from the coding sequence ATGACCGTCCTTGGCCAGAACCAGTACGGCAAAGCCGAGAACCGCGTCCTCAAGGTCACCCGCGACGGGGCCACCCACCACATCAAGGACCTCAACGTCTCGGTGGCGCTCTCCGGCGACATGGACGAGGTCCACCTCTCCGGTTCCAACGCCAATGTCCTGACGACCGACGCCACCAAGAACACCGTGTTCGCCTTCGCCCAGGAGCACGGCGTCGAGACGGCCGAGCAGTTCGGCATGCACCTGGCCCGCCACTTCGTCACCAGCCAGGAAGCGGTGACCGGCGCGCGCATCCGGATCGAGGAGTACGCCTGGCAACGCATCGCGACCCCCGGCCCGGGCGGGCACTCCTTCGTCCGCGAGAACCAGGAGACACGCACCGCGCAGATCACCTTCGACGGCTCGGCATGGCAGATCGTCTCGGGGCTGGGGGACCTGGTGGTGATGAACACCACCGACTCCGAGTTCCGCGGTTACGTCAAGGACCGCTACACCACGCTCCAGGAGACCGGCGACCGGATCCTCGCCACCGAGGTGCACGCCCGCTGGCGGCACGCGTGGAGCGACGACGCGCGGCCCATGCCGGACTGGGACCGCTCCTACGCACAGGCACGCGGCCATCTGCTGAGCGCCTTCGCGGAGACCTACTCCCGCTCCCTCCAGCAGACCCTCTACGCGATGGGCTCACGGGTCGTCGAACAGGACCCGGAGATCGAGGAGATCCGGCTCTCGCTCCCCAACAAGCACCACTTCCTCGTGGACCTCGCACCGTTCGGCATCAAGAACGACACCGACGACGGAGCCGTGTACTTCGCGGCCGACCGGCCCTACGGCCTCATCGAGGCGACCGTCCTGCGCGACGGTGCCGAGCAGCGCATCCCGGTCGATCTGACGAACCTCTGA
- a CDS encoding 8-oxoguanine deaminase encodes MAASPAPDGATTRIIIENCAIATVDAHDTEYASGHVVVAGNRIESVGPGAAPEGLGDVVRRVDGTGHLLTPGLVNTHHHFYQWLTRGLAQDANLFDWLVALYPTWSRIDEEMVYAAARGSLAMMVRGGVTTAMDHHYVFPRGTGDLLGAEIRAARETGVRFSPTRGSMDRGKSAGGLPPDFAVETTEAALIATEEAIDTHHDASFDSMLRVGVAPCSPFSVSTDLLREAAVLARRKGVRLHTHGSETVEEEQFCKELFGMGPTDYFESTGWLGDDVWMAHCVHMNDADIQAFARTGTGVAHCPSSNARLAAGTARIPEMRKAGVPVGLGVDGTASNESGELHTELRNALLVHRLAGGEGALNVRQALRLGTHGGARVLGRAEEIGSLEAGKLADLVLWKLDGLGHSTIADPVAALVLGAAAPVTLSLINGRPVVEDGRLVTVDEDTIAREARQEARRLAHIAAEG; translated from the coding sequence ATGGCAGCTTCCCCGGCCCCCGACGGCGCCACGACGCGAATAATCATCGAGAACTGCGCCATAGCCACCGTCGACGCGCACGACACCGAGTACGCCTCGGGCCATGTCGTCGTCGCCGGCAACAGAATCGAATCGGTGGGCCCGGGGGCCGCCCCCGAGGGCCTCGGGGACGTCGTCCGACGCGTCGACGGCACCGGTCATCTGCTCACCCCCGGCCTCGTCAACACCCACCACCACTTCTACCAATGGCTCACCCGCGGCCTCGCCCAGGACGCCAACCTCTTCGACTGGCTCGTCGCCCTCTACCCCACCTGGTCGCGCATCGACGAGGAGATGGTCTACGCGGCGGCCCGGGGCTCCCTCGCCATGATGGTCCGCGGTGGCGTCACCACCGCCATGGACCACCACTATGTCTTCCCCCGCGGTACGGGCGACCTCCTCGGCGCCGAGATCCGCGCCGCCCGGGAAACGGGCGTACGGTTCAGCCCCACCCGCGGCTCGATGGACCGCGGAAAGTCGGCCGGCGGGCTGCCGCCGGACTTCGCGGTGGAGACCACCGAGGCGGCTCTGATCGCGACCGAGGAGGCCATCGACACCCACCACGACGCGAGCTTCGACTCGATGCTGCGCGTCGGCGTGGCGCCCTGCTCGCCGTTCTCCGTCTCCACCGATCTCCTGCGGGAGGCCGCCGTGCTGGCCCGCCGCAAGGGCGTGCGGCTGCACACACACGGCTCGGAGACGGTCGAGGAGGAGCAGTTCTGCAAGGAGCTGTTCGGCATGGGGCCGACCGACTACTTCGAGTCCACCGGCTGGCTCGGCGACGACGTGTGGATGGCCCACTGCGTCCATATGAACGACGCCGACATACAGGCCTTCGCCCGCACCGGCACGGGCGTGGCCCACTGCCCCTCCTCCAACGCCCGGCTGGCGGCCGGCACCGCCCGGATCCCCGAGATGCGGAAGGCGGGTGTGCCCGTCGGCCTCGGCGTCGACGGCACCGCCTCGAACGAGTCCGGCGAACTGCACACCGAACTGCGCAACGCCCTCCTTGTCCACCGACTGGCGGGCGGCGAGGGTGCGTTGAATGTGCGTCAGGCCCTGCGGCTGGGTACCCACGGCGGTGCGCGGGTGCTGGGGAGGGCGGAGGAAATAGGTTCGCTGGAGGCCGGCAAGCTCGCCGACCTCGTGCTGTGGAAGCTCGACGGCCTCGGCCACTCCACCATCGCCGACCCGGTCGCCGCCCTCGTCCTCGGCGCCGCCGCACCGGTCACCCTCTCCCTCATCAACGGCAGGCCGGTCGTCGAGGACGGCCGGCTCGTCACCGTCGACGAGGACACCATCGCGCGGGAGGCCCGGCAGGAGGCCCGGCGTCTCGCCCACATCGCCGCCGAGGGCTGA
- a CDS encoding nucleobase:cation symporter-2 family protein has product MAAAPRFTEPSPAPAADTGDVHPVDRLPRPGRLITTGFQHVAASYAGVVAPPLVLGAYVGLTPLEITFLVGASLFTAGIATLLQTIGFWKVGARMPFVNGVSFAGVAPMLAIADTQTDKRDALPVIFGAVIVAGALGFLLAPYFCKLVRFFPPIVSGTVITLIGVTLLPVSFGWIQGGHPEKPTSLTNLGLAGATLLIVLVLRRLLRGFLQQIAILLGLIAGTLVAIPAGVVDLTATRHAAVVGFPTPFHFGHPQFEAAAIVSMCVLMLVCMTESTADMLALGEIVGREADEKVIAGGLRADTLGTALSPLFNGFANSAFAQNVGLVAMTKVRSRYTVAACGLMFVLLGLSPVFASLIAVVPQPVLGGAGIVLFGTVAASGVNVLRKAGLEQGDNLLIAATSLGMGLIPVVSKTFYDNTAIPETLKIILDSGVSAGCLTAVVLNLAFNHLGHRRASTAPEAVVPEQPVPVVR; this is encoded by the coding sequence GTGGCCGCAGCGCCCAGGTTCACCGAGCCAAGCCCCGCACCGGCAGCCGACACCGGCGATGTCCACCCCGTGGACCGGCTGCCCCGCCCGGGCCGGCTGATCACCACCGGCTTTCAGCACGTCGCCGCCAGCTACGCGGGCGTGGTCGCGCCCCCTCTCGTGCTCGGTGCCTACGTCGGGCTCACCCCGCTGGAGATCACCTTCCTGGTGGGCGCCTCCCTCTTCACGGCGGGCATCGCGACCCTCCTCCAGACGATCGGGTTCTGGAAGGTCGGGGCCAGGATGCCGTTCGTCAACGGCGTCTCCTTCGCGGGCGTCGCCCCGATGCTCGCCATAGCCGACACCCAGACCGACAAGAGGGACGCCCTCCCGGTCATTTTCGGGGCCGTCATCGTGGCCGGAGCGCTCGGCTTCCTCCTCGCCCCCTACTTCTGCAAACTCGTCCGCTTCTTCCCGCCCATCGTCAGCGGGACCGTCATCACCCTGATAGGCGTCACCCTGCTGCCGGTCTCCTTCGGCTGGATACAGGGCGGCCATCCGGAGAAACCCACCTCCCTGACCAACCTCGGCCTGGCCGGGGCGACTTTACTGATCGTGCTGGTCCTGCGACGGCTGCTGCGGGGCTTTCTGCAACAGATCGCGATCCTGCTCGGCCTGATCGCCGGCACCCTCGTCGCGATCCCGGCGGGGGTGGTCGACCTCACCGCCACCCGGCACGCCGCCGTCGTCGGCTTCCCGACCCCGTTCCACTTCGGCCACCCCCAGTTCGAGGCCGCCGCCATCGTCTCCATGTGCGTCCTCATGCTGGTCTGCATGACCGAGAGCACCGCCGACATGCTCGCGCTCGGCGAGATCGTCGGCCGTGAGGCCGACGAGAAGGTCATCGCCGGCGGGCTCCGCGCGGACACGCTCGGCACCGCGCTCAGCCCCCTCTTCAACGGCTTCGCCAACAGCGCCTTCGCCCAGAACGTCGGCCTGGTCGCCATGACCAAGGTGCGCAGCCGCTACACCGTCGCCGCCTGCGGCCTGATGTTCGTCCTGCTGGGGCTGAGCCCCGTCTTCGCCTCGCTGATCGCCGTCGTACCGCAGCCGGTCCTCGGCGGCGCGGGCATCGTCCTCTTCGGCACGGTCGCGGCCAGCGGCGTCAACGTCCTGCGCAAGGCGGGCCTGGAACAGGGCGACAATCTGCTGATCGCCGCCACCTCGCTGGGCATGGGCCTGATCCCGGTGGTCTCCAAGACCTTCTACGACAACACGGCCATCCCCGAGACCCTGAAGATCATCCTGGACTCGGGGGTCAGCGCCGGCTGCCTCACCGCGGTCGTCCTCAACCTCGCCTTCAACCACCTCGGCCACCGGCGCGCGAGCACCGCCCCGGAGGCGGTGGTGCCGGAGCAGCCGGTGCCGGTCGTGCGCTGA
- a CDS encoding YfcC family protein, which yields MDRDAEGEPEKRGFVFPSALTVLAVVTVAVWILAFVVPSGVYRRDADGNPIQGTYHHEPAPGDFTHRLGELFLSPVNGLYGVRDAATGQVAPDASGALYGSAGVFLFVLAIGAFITVVFATGALDRGIERLAHRLRARGALLIAAVMTVFSLLGTVEGFAEETLGFYGLIVPLMLALGYDRMVATGTIILGAGVGVLASTVNPFATGVASSAADVSLGDGIVLRFAMWVVLTAVTIGYVVRYAHRVRADPGRSLVGFRPGDRELAAEAVEPPELTGLHKAVLAAVVLVFAFMIFSVIPWASALTGDADATPYAWELGWSFAQLAALFIAAAVLVGLVARLGEQRLSATIVQGAADFIAPALVIVLARGITVIMNNSKIIDTVLHSIEGAVSGTPAALFGVMVYVVNLPLAFLIPSTSGHATLAMPILAPLADFADVSRAVVVTAWQAASGWMNLWVPTTAVVMGGVALAKVGYDKYLRFVWPLLVILAVLICGFVALGAAVT from the coding sequence GTGGACCGCGATGCCGAGGGGGAGCCCGAGAAACGCGGCTTCGTCTTCCCCAGCGCCCTGACCGTCCTCGCGGTCGTGACGGTCGCCGTCTGGATCCTCGCCTTCGTCGTCCCCTCCGGTGTGTACCGGCGTGACGCCGACGGCAATCCGATCCAGGGCACCTACCACCACGAGCCGGCGCCCGGCGACTTCACCCACCGGCTCGGGGAGCTGTTCCTGTCCCCGGTCAACGGCCTCTACGGCGTGCGTGACGCCGCCACCGGCCAGGTCGCCCCGGACGCGTCCGGGGCGTTGTACGGCAGCGCCGGCGTCTTCCTCTTCGTCCTGGCCATCGGCGCGTTCATCACCGTCGTCTTCGCCACCGGCGCCCTGGACCGGGGCATCGAACGGCTCGCCCACCGGCTGCGCGCCCGCGGCGCCCTGCTCATCGCGGCCGTCATGACCGTCTTCTCGCTGCTGGGCACGGTGGAGGGCTTCGCCGAGGAGACCCTCGGCTTCTACGGGCTGATCGTGCCGCTGATGCTGGCCCTCGGCTACGACCGCATGGTCGCCACCGGCACGATCATCCTCGGCGCGGGCGTCGGCGTGCTCGCCTCCACCGTCAACCCGTTCGCGACCGGCGTGGCCTCCTCGGCCGCCGATGTCTCGCTGGGTGACGGCATCGTGCTGCGCTTCGCGATGTGGGTGGTCCTCACCGCGGTGACCATCGGCTACGTCGTGCGGTACGCGCACCGGGTGCGCGCCGACCCGGGCCGTTCACTGGTCGGCTTCCGCCCGGGCGACCGCGAGCTGGCGGCCGAGGCCGTGGAGCCCCCGGAGCTCACGGGGCTGCACAAGGCGGTGCTCGCCGCGGTGGTGCTGGTCTTCGCGTTCATGATCTTCTCGGTGATCCCCTGGGCGAGCGCCCTCACCGGTGACGCCGACGCCACGCCGTACGCCTGGGAACTGGGCTGGTCCTTCGCGCAGTTGGCGGCGCTCTTCATCGCGGCGGCGGTGCTGGTCGGGCTCGTCGCACGGCTCGGCGAGCAGCGGCTGAGCGCGACGATCGTGCAGGGTGCGGCGGACTTCATCGCGCCCGCGCTCGTGATCGTGCTCGCGCGCGGCATCACGGTGATCATGAACAACTCGAAGATCATTGACACCGTCCTGCACTCGATCGAGGGTGCGGTCTCCGGCACCCCGGCGGCGCTGTTCGGGGTCATGGTCTACGTCGTGAATCTGCCGCTGGCCTTCCTGATCCCTTCGACCTCGGGCCACGCCACCCTCGCGATGCCCATCCTCGCGCCGCTCGCGGACTTCGCCGACGTCTCCCGGGCGGTGGTCGTCACGGCCTGGCAGGCGGCGAGCGGCTGGATGAACCTGTGGGTGCCGACGACCGCCGTGGTCATGGGCGGGGTGGCGCTGGCGAAGGTCGGCTACGACAAGTACCTGCGGTTCGTCTGGCCGCTGTTGGTGATCCTGGCCGTCCTCATCTGCGGCTTCGTGGCGCTGGGCGCGGCCGTGACGTGA
- the aceB gene encoding malate synthase A: protein MSAPAPSPLATVVADPDRAPARQDEVLTDAVLAFLAALHRRFTPRRDELLARRAERRAEIARTGTLDFLPGTAAVREDPDWRVAPAPAALNDRRVEITGPTDRKMTINALNSGARVWLADFEDASSPTWENVIGGQLNLIDAYERRIDFTSEQGKSYALKPADELATVVMRPRGWHLDERHLTVDGRPVPGALVDFGLYFFHNARRLIDLGKGPYFYLPKTESHLEARLWNDVFVFAQDHLGIPQGSVRATVLIETITAAYEMEEILYELREHASGLNAGRWDYLFSIVKNFRDGGAKFVLPDRNAVTMTAPFMRAYTELLVRTCHKRGAHAIGGMAAFIPSRRDEEVNKVAFEKVKADKDREANDGFDGSWVAHPDLVPVARASFDAVLGERPHQKDRLREDVHVRAGELIAVDSLEAKPTYEGLRNAVQVGTRYIEAWLRGLGAVAIFNLMEDAATAEISRSQIWQWINAGVVFDNGRKATAELVREVAAEELAAVRAELGPDAFAAGRWQEAHDLLLKVALDEDYADFLTLPAYELLG from the coding sequence ATGTCCGCACCAGCGCCGTCCCCGCTGGCCACCGTCGTCGCCGACCCCGACCGCGCCCCGGCCCGCCAGGACGAGGTCCTGACCGACGCGGTGCTCGCCTTCCTGGCCGCGCTGCACCGCCGGTTCACCCCCCGCCGGGACGAGCTGCTCGCCCGCCGCGCCGAGCGCCGCGCCGAGATCGCCCGCACCGGCACGCTGGACTTCCTTCCCGGGACCGCGGCCGTCCGTGAGGACCCCGACTGGCGGGTCGCGCCCGCCCCGGCCGCGCTGAACGACCGCCGGGTGGAGATCACCGGCCCGACGGACCGGAAGATGACCATCAACGCCCTCAATTCCGGGGCGCGGGTCTGGCTCGCCGACTTCGAGGACGCCTCCTCCCCCACCTGGGAGAACGTCATCGGCGGCCAGCTCAATCTGATCGACGCCTACGAGCGCCGCATCGACTTCACCAGCGAGCAGGGCAAGTCGTACGCCCTGAAACCGGCCGACGAGCTCGCGACCGTCGTGATGCGCCCGCGCGGCTGGCACCTCGACGAGCGCCACCTCACCGTCGACGGCCGCCCCGTCCCCGGCGCCCTGGTCGACTTCGGCCTCTACTTCTTCCACAACGCCCGACGGCTGATCGACCTCGGCAAGGGCCCGTACTTCTATCTGCCCAAGACCGAGTCGCACCTGGAGGCCCGCCTCTGGAACGACGTCTTCGTCTTCGCCCAGGACCACCTCGGCATCCCCCAGGGATCCGTGCGCGCGACGGTCCTGATCGAGACGATCACCGCGGCGTACGAGATGGAGGAGATCCTCTACGAGCTGCGCGAGCACGCCTCGGGGCTGAACGCCGGGCGCTGGGACTATCTCTTCTCCATCGTGAAGAACTTCCGTGACGGCGGGGCGAAGTTCGTCCTGCCCGACCGCAACGCCGTGACGATGACCGCGCCGTTCATGCGCGCGTACACCGAACTGCTGGTGCGTACGTGCCACAAGCGCGGCGCGCACGCCATCGGCGGCATGGCGGCCTTCATCCCGTCCCGCCGCGATGAGGAGGTCAACAAGGTCGCGTTCGAGAAGGTCAAGGCCGACAAGGATCGTGAGGCGAACGACGGCTTCGACGGCTCCTGGGTCGCCCACCCCGACCTCGTGCCCGTCGCCCGGGCCTCCTTCGACGCGGTCCTCGGCGAGCGGCCGCACCAGAAGGACCGGCTGCGCGAGGACGTCCACGTCAGGGCCGGGGAGCTCATCGCCGTCGACTCGCTGGAGGCGAAGCCGACCTACGAGGGCCTGCGCAACGCCGTCCAGGTGGGCACCCGTTACATCGAGGCGTGGCTGCGCGGACTGGGCGCCGTCGCCATCTTCAACCTCATGGAGGACGCGGCCACCGCCGAGATCTCGCGTTCCCAGATCTGGCAGTGGATCAACGCGGGTGTCGTCTTCGACAACGGCCGCAAGGCCACCGCCGAGCTGGTCCGCGAGGTCGCGGCCGAGGAACTCGCCGCGGTCCGCGCCGAGCTGGGCCCCGACGCCTTCGCCGCCGGGCGCTGGCAGGAGGCCCACGACCTGCTGCTGAAGGTCGCCCTCGACGAGGACTACGCGGACTTCCTCACCCTGCCGGCCTACGAACTGCTGGGGTAG
- a CDS encoding nucleotidyltransferase family protein, with the protein MAQTTDATDTTAGPVPVAGLLLAAGGGRRLGGRPKALLAYRGRLLVEHAARVLREGGCGPLCVVLGAGAAEVRARAGLTWPPGADVVVVDNPDWATGMGSSLRTGLTALAATEASAALVTLVDQPRIGPAAVARVLAAHRSGSGLVAASYDGERGHPVLFARRHWEGVARSATGDRGARAYLREHAGAVTLVECGDVAAPDDIDTPDDLSLLG; encoded by the coding sequence ATGGCACAGACGACAGATGCGACGGACACGACGGCCGGGCCGGTGCCCGTCGCCGGATTGCTGCTGGCGGCGGGCGGTGGCCGACGGCTCGGCGGGCGGCCCAAGGCGCTGCTCGCGTACCGGGGCCGCCTGTTGGTGGAGCACGCGGCGCGGGTGCTGCGCGAGGGCGGCTGCGGACCGCTGTGCGTGGTGCTGGGCGCGGGGGCCGCGGAGGTCCGGGCGCGCGCGGGGCTGACGTGGCCGCCGGGGGCGGACGTGGTCGTGGTGGACAACCCCGACTGGGCGACGGGCATGGGCTCGTCGCTGCGGACCGGGCTGACGGCCCTGGCCGCCACGGAGGCGTCGGCGGCGTTGGTGACGCTGGTGGACCAGCCCCGGATCGGACCGGCCGCGGTGGCCCGCGTGCTGGCCGCGCACCGCTCGGGTTCCGGGCTGGTGGCCGCCTCGTACGACGGCGAGCGGGGGCACCCGGTGCTGTTCGCGCGACGGCACTGGGAGGGCGTCGCCCGCTCGGCCACCGGCGACCGGGGGGCACGCGCGTATCTGCGGGAGCACGCCGGTGCGGTCACACTCGTCGAGTGCGGGGACGTCGCGGCGCCGGACGACATCGACACACCGGACGATCTCTCCCTGCTCGGCTGA
- a CDS encoding IclR family transcriptional regulator produces MPSSAEPKASPTGGVQSLERAFDLLERMADAGGEVGLSELSASSGLPLPTIHRLMRTLVACGYVRQQPNRRYALGPRLIRLGESASRLLGTWARPYLARLVEETGETANMALLDGDEVVYVAQVPSRHSMRMFTEVGRRVLPHSTGVGKALLAQATDEEVRALLARTGMPAATEKTITTPEGFLEALARVRESGFAVDDNEQEIGVRCLAVPVPDSPTAAAISISGPAGRVTEASVEKIVPVLQEVAAELSVALADTTASA; encoded by the coding sequence GTGCCCTCGTCCGCCGAGCCCAAAGCCTCGCCCACCGGAGGCGTCCAGTCGCTGGAGCGCGCCTTCGACCTGCTCGAGCGGATGGCCGACGCCGGTGGCGAGGTCGGACTGAGCGAGCTGTCCGCGAGCAGCGGGCTGCCGCTGCCCACGATCCACCGGCTGATGCGCACGCTCGTCGCCTGCGGATACGTCCGCCAGCAGCCCAACCGCCGCTACGCGCTCGGCCCCCGGCTGATCCGGCTCGGCGAGAGCGCCTCCCGGCTGCTCGGCACCTGGGCGCGCCCGTACCTCGCCCGGCTGGTCGAGGAGACCGGCGAGACCGCGAACATGGCGCTGCTCGACGGCGACGAGGTCGTCTACGTCGCGCAGGTGCCCTCGCGGCACTCGATGCGGATGTTCACCGAGGTCGGCCGTCGGGTGCTGCCGCATTCCACGGGTGTCGGCAAGGCGTTGCTCGCCCAGGCCACCGACGAGGAGGTGCGCGCGCTGCTCGCCCGTACGGGCATGCCGGCGGCCACCGAGAAGACCATCACGACGCCCGAGGGCTTCCTGGAGGCCCTGGCCCGGGTGCGCGAGAGCGGCTTCGCGGTCGACGACAACGAGCAGGAGATCGGGGTGCGCTGTCTCGCGGTCCCGGTGCCCGACTCCCCCACGGCCGCGGCCATCTCCATCTCGGGCCCGGCGGGCCGCGTCACGGAGGCCTCCGTGGAAAAGATCGTGCCCGTCCTCCAGGAGGTCGCGGCCGAACTCTCGGTGGCCCTGGCCGACACGACGGCTTCCGCCTGA